The Lactuca sativa cultivar Salinas chromosome 2, Lsat_Salinas_v11, whole genome shotgun sequence genome includes a window with the following:
- the LOC111900903 gene encoding uncharacterized protein LOC111900903, producing the protein MDFQVVVLAGGTSKKLAPLVSKDVPKSLLPVANRPVLSYVLELLEQSNLKDLIVVVEGEDTDGLVENWISEAYVDRLHVQVASVPEEVGTAGALRAIAHHLTASDILVVSGDLVCDISPGAVAAAHRRHDAVVTAMLCSLPVSGTQESGSSAGKDKTKKPGRINIVGLDLTEQFLLHIAAGMDVEKDIRVQKSILRAVGKMEIRADLMDAHLYAFKRSVLQDVLNKKQTFRSLKQDVLPYLVKSQLRSEILLNGAQAEENGNEKDAFSNNKVMLSQLLANASTPSFHELYALGPNGFAPTERKTHKCCVYIANKTSYCARLNSIQAFSDINRDVIGDASHLSRCSFSVHNNVIHPSAVLGSKTTVGPQCMLGEGSQMGDKCSVKRSVIGRHCRIGSNVKVVNSVIMNHVTIGDGCSINGSVVSSNVQLQERAVLKDCQIGAGFVVTAGSEHKGESLARK; encoded by the exons ATGGATTTTCAAGTGGTAGTATTGGCGGGAGGCACTTCGAAGAAGCTTGCCCCTCTTGTTTCCAAG GACGTTCCCAAATCGCTACTCCCAGTGGCGAATCGCCCAGTGTTATCCTACGTTTTGGAGCTATTGGAGCAGAGTAATCTCAAAGATCTTATCGTT GTTGTGGAAGGGGAAGATACAGATGGCCTTGTTGAAAATTGGATATCAGAGGCTTATGTTGATCGATTACATGTTCAG GTTGCTTCTGTCCCAGAGGAAGTTGGTACAGCTGGCGCTCTCCGGGCCATTGCTCATCATTTGACTGCATCTGACATCCTG GTTGTGAGTGGTGATCTTGTTTGTGACATATCACcaggggcagtagcagcggcTCATAGGCGGCATGATGCTGTAGTGACTGCAATGTTATGCTCTTTACCTGTCAGTGGGACCCAGGAATCAGGCTCTTCAGCTGGAAAAGATAAAACAAAGAAACCAGGACGCATTAATATTGTGGGCCTTGACCTCACAGAACAATTTCTTTTACATATAGCAGCTG GTATGGATGTTGAAAAAGATATTAGGGTTCAAAAGAGCATCCTTCGTGCTGTAGGCAAG ATGGAAATTCGTGCTGATTTAATGGATGCTCATTTATATGCATTCAAAAG ATCTGTTCTTCAAGATGTCCTTAACAAAAAACAAACATTCAGAAGCTTGAAGCAGGATGTGTTACCTTATCTTGTCAAAAGTCAACTG aGGTCTGAAATATTATTAAACGGAGCACAAGCTGAAGAAAATGGAAACGAAAAGGATGCTTTTAGTAACAATAAAGTAATGCTGTCTCAGCTTCTTGCTAATGCATCTACACCAAGCTTTCATGAACTATACGCATTGGGCCCCAATGGATTTGCTCCAACTGAAAGAAAAACTCATAAATGCTGTGTTTATATTGCCAACAAGACCTCATATTGTGCACGTTTAAATTCCATTCAAGCATTCAGTGACATTAACAGAGAT GTCATAGGAGATGCAAGTCATCTATCCAGATGTTCATTCTCTGTTCACAACAATGTCATTCATCCATCTGCTGTTCTTGGCTCAAAAACCACA gtTGGACCACAATGTATGCTGGGAGAAGGTTCACAAATGGGGGACAAATGCAGTGTAAAACGTTCTGTTATTGGACGTCATTGTCGGATAGGATCAAATGTGAAG GTTGTAAATTCGGTGATTATGAATCATGTTACTATTGGAGACGGTTGTTCTATCAATGGATCGGTTGTTTCCAGTAACGTACAGCTCCAAGAGCGTGCTGTACTCAAGGACTGTCAA ATAGGTGCTGGTTTTGTGGTTACGGCTGGAAGTGAGCACAAGGGAGAATCTTTGGCACGGAAATAG